The sequence below is a genomic window from Acidobacteriota bacterium.
GGCGAAGCGGTGGGCCTCGTCGCGGAGGCGTTGCAGGAGCCGGAGGGCGGGCGAGGAGCGGGGGAGCCGCAGGGGCTCGGCGCCGCCGGGCCGGTGGATCTCCTCCTCCCGCTTGGCCAGCCCGCAGAGGGGCAGGACGCCGGCCAGGCCGAGGCCGGCCAGGGCCTCCGCGGCCGCGGAGACCTGCCCGGCCCCGCCGTCCACCAGGACGAGGTCGGGGAGCGGTTTCCCCTCCTCCCGGAGGCGGGCGTAGCGCCGCCCCACCACCTCCCGCATGGCCGCGAAATCGTCAGGCGCGCTCCCGTCCGACGCGCGGACCCGGAATCGCCGGTAGCCGGACCGGAAGGGTTTCCCGTCCCGGGCGCTGACCAAAGAGGCCACCGTCTCGCGCCCCTGCAGGGTGGAGACGTCGAAGGCCTCCACCACCCGCGGGGGGCGCGCCAGGCCCAGGATGCCCTGGAGGGCCGTGACGCCGTCGTCGGGGGAGCCGGCCGAGGGAAAGCGCAGGAAGAGGGCCTGGCGGGCGTTGCGCAGCGCCAGGTCCACCAGGCGGCGGTCGGCGCCCCGTTTCGGGACGCGCAGTGACACGGGCGCCTCCCGCTGGCGGGTCAGCCACTCCACCAACCCCTCCGGGTCGTCCGCCTCCACCGGCAGGAGGATGCGGGGGGGGACCGTGTCGCGCCGGGCGTAGAAGCGGGCCAGGAACTCCGCCAGGAAGGCGCCGTCGGGGGAGGGCGGCTCGTCCTCCCAGGTGTACTGGCCCCGGTCGCAGACCTTGCCGCCCTTCACGTGAAAGACCTGGACCGAGGCGCACTCCCCGGCCCGGGCCAGGCCGAAGACGTCCAGGTCCCCCGACCCCGTGGACACCACCCGCTGCTGAAGCGAGAGCTCACGCAGCGCAGACAGCCGGTCCCGCAGGACCGCCGCGGTCTCGAACTCGAGGGCGTCGGCCGCCCGGTGCATCTCCGACTCCAGGCGGCCGGTCAGTTCCTCGTCCTTCCCCTCCAGGAAGAGGACCGCCTCCTCCACGCTCCGGCGGTAGCGGTCCGCGGTGCAGAGCCGCTCCACGCAGGGGGCCAGGCAGCGGTGGATGTGGTAGTCGATGCAGCAGGGCCGGTCGGCGCGCCCGTCGATGGTTTTCCGGCAGGTTCGGACGCCGAAGCAGCGGCGGACGACGTCGAGGAGGCTGCGGGCCCGCCACGCCGACAGGAAGGGCCCGAACAAGCGGGAACCGTCGGGCCGGGGGCGCCGGACCAGGGTCAGGCGCGGGAAGGGCTCCGGAAGCGTCAGGCGCAGGTAGGGGAATGACTTGTCGTCCCGCAACTGGAGGTTGAACCGGGGGCGGTGCGCCCGGACCAGGTTGCTCTCCAGGAGGAAGGCCTCGTACTCGCTGGCGGTGACGATGTACTCGACGTCCCGGATCTCCGCGACGAGCCGGGCGGTCTTGGGGTCCGCCGGCCGGCTGTCCTGGAAGTACGTACGGACCCGGTTCCGGAGGTTCTTCGCCTTGCCGACGTAGACGACGGTCCCCGCGGCGTCCCGGTAGAGGTAGCAACCGGGGGACGCCGGCGCCCCGCGGACCTTGTCGGCCAGTTTCCCCTCATCGCTCATGTCCGGTCCTTCTCCCTTCGCCGCCCCGCCTTCCGGACCGGCGGGGAAGCGAAAATGAAACCACGGATGAAGCCACGGATAAAATCACGGATGAACACGGATGAACACGGATGAACACGGATCATCACGGACAGCGCCCTCGAGCGCATCCATCGATTTTCAGCGCCTCGCACAGAGTTCCCGTGTCCATCCGTGTCCATCCGTGGTTCCCGTGTTCATCCCTGGCGCGGATCGCTCCGGGCCCGGTCCGGCGCCCGCCCGAGCCACCCTTCGGCATGGACCCTGGCGGGGTCGTACTTCTCCTTCAGCAGCCCCTCCTCCGCGGGGTACCCGATGGCGAGGACACTGTGGGGGACGACGGTCCCCGGCAGGTGAAAGAGGTCCGAAATGCCCTGCATCCGGTCGGCGCGCGGGAAGACCCCCAGCCACACCCCGCCGAGACCGTGGGCGTGGGCGGCCAGCAGGACGTTCTCGCAGGCGGCGGCACAGTCGATGACCCAGAAGAGGGGCTTGTCCTCGTCCATGGACCGCTCGGTGTTCCCGCACACCACCAGGCCCAGGGCGGCCTGGGGGAGCATCTTCCCGTGGGGGATGACCCCGGCGAGGGCCTCGAGGGTCGCCTTCCGGGTGACCGTGATGAAGTCCCACGGCTGAAGGTTCCGGGCCGAGGGGGCTGCCATGCCCGCCATCAGCAGGGACCGGACCAGCCCGTCGCCGACCGGCTCGTCGCGGAATTTCCGGATGCTGCGCCGGGTCAGGATCGCGTCGAGACATTCCATGCGTCACCTCCGCTTCCGAAATCGCCCCATTCTACCTCGGAACCCGTCGACGCCAAAGCCTTACCGACGGTCCGCGCACCGCCGGCCGGGGTCGGGCGGCCCCGGCCGCTTTCGCCTTGTCATGGGGTGGGGGCGTGGTATAATCGGCTTGCGAACCGACGCACGCTCGAACCGTAAAAGGCATGTTGGGTACAGGGGTGATTTTTTGATGGAAGAAATCCAGCAACAGACCATTAACGATTTCCTCTCCTTCCTGGCGGGGAATCAGGCGCCGGCCCTGGTGGGGAGTTCGCTGGCCAAGGTGATGCGGACGGACGTGCAGACGATCTCCCGCATCGTGGTGAGCTGGGCTTCGCGGGTGAAGACCGGCGCCTTCGAGGACATCGTCCTGCAGGCCCGGCGCAAGGTCTTCGACATCTTCTTCTTCCGCATCGTTCCCCCGGCGAGGATCTACGACTTCTTCCCCAAGTTCGAGAAGCTCCTGATCGCGCTCTGCCCGACCCCCTACCAGCAGGGTCTGGAGGCGAAGTTTGCCGCCCAGCCCTGGCAGAACCTGCGGCCCATTGCCGACCTGGACCGCATGCCCCTCTTCGCCGTCACCACCCGGAACAAGATCGAGGTGAAGGCCGACGGGTTCAACGAGGACGTCTACAAGAACGTCACCCACAACCTCCTCTCCGCGAAGAGCCGCTACGTCTTTCCCGACGCGGCGACCAGCGAGATGGTGGCGGAGCACTCGGCGAAGATCAACTACATCTTCCAGAACTTCGTCGACCAGGTCCGGGACCGCCACACCCGCGAGGAGATCGCCATCTCCAACGAGGCGGACAAGGACGCCGTCTACGAGGTCCCGACCCGGTTCAGCTTCGAGGACTACTTCCTCCAGTCCGTGGACCTGGCGGTGGCCTTCTTCAACGACGAGTACCTTTTCCACAGCGTCCGCATGATGGACCTCGTCACGGAACTGGCGGAGAAGAACAAGTACGACCTGGCCAACAGCGTCCCGTTCCAGTCCAAGCACAAGTACTTCAGCGCCGCCAAGATCGAGGACTACATCACGTCCCGGACCAACCGCGTCCTGGTGCGCCGCCTGATCGGCTGGTTCGAGGAGTGGCAGCCCGCCCGGCTCATGCAGCTGCTGCGCGGGGAGGACAACCGGCGAACCCGCCGAACGCTGTTCAACATCCTGGAGTGCTACGGGTCGAGCCTGTACTCCCAACTGCTGGAGGAACTCGGTTTGTGCAAGCCCGGCTCGGCCTGGCAACACGCCCACGGCCTGATCTCCCTGCTGGGGCGGCTCGTCCCGCCGAGCCCCGCCTCCGCCAAGCTGGCGACCGACCTGATCGAGCCCCACCTGAACCCGCGATCCTCCCACGCGCTGAACATGCAGTGCATCGCCACGCTGGTGCACATCGGGACCGACCACGCCGTCAGCGGCCTCGGCCTGAAGCTGGACGAGTTCAGCCAGTCATCGGCGGAGGGCGCCATGGAAGTCGCCCACCGCATCGCCATCTCCCTCCTGGGCATCGGGAGCGGCAAGAACCTGGAGAAAGCCTTCACCCACCTCTTCAAGGAGTGGAGCGACGAGATCGCCGAGCAGGTCTCCCAGAGCCTC
It includes:
- the uvrC gene encoding excinuclease ABC subunit UvrC, coding for MSDEGKLADKVRGAPASPGCYLYRDAAGTVVYVGKAKNLRNRVRTYFQDSRPADPKTARLVAEIRDVEYIVTASEYEAFLLESNLVRAHRPRFNLQLRDDKSFPYLRLTLPEPFPRLTLVRRPRPDGSRLFGPFLSAWRARSLLDVVRRCFGVRTCRKTIDGRADRPCCIDYHIHRCLAPCVERLCTADRYRRSVEEAVLFLEGKDEELTGRLESEMHRAADALEFETAAVLRDRLSALRELSLQQRVVSTGSGDLDVFGLARAGECASVQVFHVKGGKVCDRGQYTWEDEPPSPDGAFLAEFLARFYARRDTVPPRILLPVEADDPEGLVEWLTRQREAPVSLRVPKRGADRRLVDLALRNARQALFLRFPSAGSPDDGVTALQGILGLARPPRVVEAFDVSTLQGRETVASLVSARDGKPFRSGYRRFRVRASDGSAPDDFAAMREVVGRRYARLREEGKPLPDLVLVDGGAGQVSAAAEALAGLGLAGVLPLCGLAKREEEIHRPGGAEPLRLPRSSPALRLLQRLRDEAHRFAVAYHRKRRKKAAFVSPLDAVPGLGPSRKQRLVKAFGSTDAVLAAGADALARELGPRLGPAVHRALHLEDPGTSTTNNTNSH
- a CDS encoding nitroreductase family protein — protein: MECLDAILTRRSIRKFRDEPVGDGLVRSLLMAGMAAPSARNLQPWDFITVTRKATLEALAGVIPHGKMLPQAALGLVVCGNTERSMDEDKPLFWVIDCAAACENVLLAAHAHGLGGVWLGVFPRADRMQGISDLFHLPGTVVPHSVLAIGYPAEEGLLKEKYDPARVHAEGWLGRAPDRARSDPRQG